In the Chromatiaceae bacterium genome, one interval contains:
- a CDS encoding MBL fold metallo-hydrolase: MAFRFASLGSGSRGNATVIEAGTTRVLVDCGFAAREFVSRCHRLDFDPTALTAILVTHEHGDHMRGVGAVARRFGIPVWMTHGTWRAADFGAISSLNLFAGHAGGFRIGELAITPVPVPHDAREPTQYVFDHAGQRLGLLTDLGSITPRVVEAFDGVDALLLECNHDLEMLASGPYPPSLQARVGGLYGHLNNTQAADFLRRINHGRLRHLVAAHLSERNNSPELARQALEGVSADLGACLSLLIQDQASGWFAISS, from the coding sequence ATGGCGTTTCGCTTTGCCTCGCTGGGCAGCGGCAGTCGCGGTAACGCGACGGTCATCGAGGCGGGGACGACTCGGGTGTTGGTGGATTGTGGTTTCGCGGCACGCGAATTCGTGTCGCGATGCCACCGGCTTGATTTCGACCCGACCGCTCTGACCGCGATCCTGGTAACCCATGAGCACGGCGACCACATGCGTGGCGTCGGTGCGGTCGCGCGACGTTTCGGGATCCCGGTGTGGATGACCCACGGTACCTGGCGTGCGGCGGATTTCGGCGCCATCAGCAGTCTCAATCTGTTTGCCGGCCATGCTGGTGGGTTCCGGATCGGCGAGTTGGCCATCACGCCGGTCCCGGTGCCGCATGATGCACGTGAGCCCACACAGTATGTATTCGACCATGCCGGCCAGCGTCTCGGCCTGTTGACCGACCTGGGCAGCATCACCCCGCGCGTGGTTGAGGCATTTGATGGGGTCGACGCCCTGCTGCTCGAATGCAATCACGACCTGGAAATGCTGGCCAGCGGTCCGTATCCGCCCAGCCTGCAGGCCCGTGTCGGCGGCCTGTACGGTCATCTCAACAACACCCAGGCGGCGGATTTTCTGCGCCGCATCAACCACGGCCGGCTGCGCCACCTGGTGGCGGCGCACCTGAGCGAGAGGAACAACTCGCCGGAACTGGCGCGGCAGGCACTGGAGGGCGTGTCCGCGGATCTTGGTGCCTGTCTCAGCCTGCTGATCCAGGATCAGGCCAGCGGTTGGTTCGCGATCTCGTCCTGA
- the bamC gene encoding outer membrane protein assembly factor BamC, whose translation MKKLSRNSLLALFAVGIAACSSVNVDDVLPDKAVEYKRETQADRNLELPPDLTSDRINDRMSVPDSIGGVSTSYSEYLTDRKLRGADDATRVAVAGSVLPAVKDIEVRRDGDSRWLVVTGSVEEVWQRVVDFWQEAGILMLEQDPTVGIMRTAWIENRANISRDFVTDAIRKTLDGLYETGFRDQYRVRLERSTDGRTEVYMTHFGMEEQVIQGSGGTTERTVWVPRERDPQLEAEMLRRLMVYLGALDERAQAQLAAGGQRQQTRSQLLNTRTGTQLLIDDTFSRSWRLVGLALDRGGFAVEDRDRSAGIYYVRYNDPSKEDADEGWLSSLKFWGDDKDVDKVNRYQVKVGDNGDRTVVTVANDKGEPDASPTSIRILTLLNEQIR comes from the coding sequence ATGAAAAAGTTGTCTCGTAACTCGCTTCTGGCCCTGTTTGCTGTCGGCATCGCTGCCTGCAGCAGCGTCAACGTCGATGACGTATTGCCGGACAAGGCGGTTGAATACAAGCGCGAGACCCAGGCCGATCGCAACCTCGAACTGCCACCCGACCTGACATCTGACCGGATCAATGACCGCATGAGCGTGCCAGACAGCATCGGCGGCGTGTCGACCAGTTATTCCGAGTACCTGACCGATCGCAAGCTGCGTGGTGCCGACGACGCCACACGTGTGGCGGTGGCGGGCAGTGTGCTGCCGGCGGTCAAGGACATTGAAGTCCGGCGTGACGGTGATTCTCGGTGGTTGGTGGTTACCGGCTCGGTCGAAGAAGTCTGGCAACGCGTGGTCGATTTCTGGCAGGAAGCCGGCATCCTGATGCTCGAACAGGATCCGACCGTGGGCATCATGCGCACTGCGTGGATTGAGAACCGGGCGAATATCAGTCGGGATTTCGTTACCGACGCAATACGCAAGACTCTTGATGGCCTCTACGAGACCGGTTTTCGCGACCAGTACCGGGTGCGCCTCGAGCGTTCGACGGATGGCCGGACCGAGGTCTATATGACCCATTTCGGTATGGAAGAGCAGGTTATCCAGGGCTCGGGTGGAACCACCGAACGCACCGTCTGGGTGCCGCGTGAACGTGATCCGCAGCTCGAGGCCGAGATGCTGCGTCGCCTGATGGTGTACCTCGGTGCGCTGGATGAGCGGGCCCAGGCCCAACTGGCTGCAGGCGGTCAGCGCCAGCAGACCCGTTCTCAGCTGCTTAATACGCGCACCGGCACGCAGCTGCTGATCGACGACACCTTCAGCCGCTCCTGGCGCCTGGTCGGTCTGGCACTCGACCGGGGCGGCTTTGCAGTCGAGGACCGTGATCGCTCGGCAGGCATCTACTACGTGCGTTACAACGACCCCTCGAAAGAGGACGCCGACGAGGGCTGGCTGTCGAGTCTCAAGTTCTGGGGCGACGACAAGGATGTGGACAAGGTCAACCGCTATCAGGTGAAGGTCGGCGACAATGGCGATCGCACCGTGGTGACCGTGGCCAACGACAAGGGTGAGCCGGACGCGTCGCCCACATCGATTCGCATCCTTACACTGTTGAACGAGCAGATACGCTGA
- a CDS encoding 4-hydroxy-tetrahydrodipicolinate synthase: MIQGSLVAIVTPMHADGGVDEQAFRRLIDWHVAQGTDAIVAVGTTGESATLDEDEHCAAIAVAVDQAGGRIPVIAGTGANSTSEAIALTRCAKAAGADACLLVTPYYNKPTQEGLFLHHKAVAEAVDIPQILYNVPGRTAVDMLPETVARIAQVDNVVGVKEATGQLDRITRLRELTPPGFAVYSGDDATAREAILLGADGDISVTANIAPAAMHAMCAAALAGDSARAEQLDAPLAGLHRDLFLEANPIPVKWALAEMGLIERGIRLPLTWFSESFHGQLRAAMQQAGIL, encoded by the coding sequence ATGATCCAGGGCAGTCTGGTCGCGATTGTTACCCCAATGCACGCCGACGGCGGGGTCGATGAGCAGGCGTTCCGGCGCCTGATCGACTGGCATGTGGCGCAGGGTACCGACGCGATCGTCGCTGTCGGCACCACGGGCGAGTCGGCCACCCTCGATGAAGACGAACATTGTGCCGCCATCGCCGTTGCGGTGGATCAGGCCGGAGGCCGTATCCCGGTCATCGCCGGTACCGGGGCCAACTCCACCAGCGAGGCCATTGCACTGACCCGATGTGCCAAGGCTGCCGGTGCGGATGCCTGCCTGCTGGTCACGCCGTATTACAACAAGCCGACCCAGGAAGGGCTTTTCCTGCATCACAAGGCAGTCGCCGAGGCGGTCGACATCCCGCAGATCCTGTACAACGTGCCCGGGCGCACCGCGGTCGACATGCTCCCCGAAACGGTCGCGCGCATCGCCCAGGTCGACAACGTCGTCGGGGTCAAGGAGGCGACGGGACAGCTCGACAGGATCACCCGCCTGCGAGAGCTGACGCCACCCGGTTTCGCGGTCTACAGCGGTGACGATGCCACGGCCCGCGAGGCCATCCTGCTGGGCGCCGATGGTGACATCTCGGTCACTGCGAACATCGCACCGGCCGCCATGCACGCGATGTGCGCGGCCGCACTCGCCGGGGACAGTGCCCGGGCGGAGCAGCTGGATGCACCCCTGGCGGGCCTGCACAGGGACCTGTTTCTCGAGGCCAATCCGATCCCGGTCAAATGGGCGTTGGCCGAGATGGGCCTGATCGAACGCGGTATTCGCCTGCCGCTGACCTGGTTCTCAGAAAGCTTCCACGGGCAACTGCGTGCAGCCATGCAGCAGGCCGGTATCCTTTAG
- a CDS encoding DUF4921 family protein: MSESGENVREIRINPIVPTESVLVATARGMRPKNAEKRVERDTRAVVETCPFCRGNEERTPPQIKSYPEGDEWAIRIVPNLYPVLGDDRAQSNIAFGLQQVIDGYGRHEVVIDNASHGIALHEMTQAHLADLFSVYQQRMAELYASDRRLKYVLVFKNFGAAAGASIAHTHSQIIATPVVPENVQNEVQHSREYHRKLNHCVFCSLIDEALTYEATIYDRDSGQIRRKINVGQYVVERGKHFVAIKPFASRFEWEIHILPLQHQADFLKANRDDLDDFARVLRRTMARLDKVVGGVQYNFFLHSVPHGSEYDDCQDSYHWHLEICPRTSIPTGFELGSGLFVSTVSPEAAAQALRDADIGDA; the protein is encoded by the coding sequence ATGAGCGAATCCGGCGAAAACGTACGCGAAATCAGGATCAACCCCATAGTCCCGACCGAGTCGGTGCTGGTCGCCACCGCCCGCGGCATGCGCCCGAAAAACGCCGAGAAACGTGTCGAACGCGATACCCGCGCGGTCGTAGAGACCTGCCCGTTCTGCCGTGGCAACGAGGAACGCACCCCACCACAGATCAAATCCTACCCGGAGGGGGATGAATGGGCGATCCGGATCGTGCCGAACCTCTATCCCGTTCTGGGTGACGACCGCGCACAGTCGAACATCGCCTTCGGCCTGCAGCAGGTGATCGACGGCTATGGCCGACACGAGGTGGTGATCGACAACGCCAGCCACGGGATCGCCCTGCACGAGATGACTCAGGCGCACCTGGCGGACCTTTTCTCGGTCTACCAGCAACGCATGGCCGAGTTGTACGCGTCTGACCGCCGCCTGAAATATGTCTTGGTGTTCAAGAACTTCGGCGCTGCCGCCGGGGCCAGCATCGCGCACACGCACAGCCAGATCATCGCCACACCGGTGGTGCCCGAAAACGTGCAGAACGAGGTCCAGCACAGCCGCGAATACCACAGGAAGCTGAACCACTGCGTGTTCTGCTCATTGATCGACGAGGCCCTGACCTACGAGGCGACGATCTACGATCGAGATTCCGGGCAGATCCGGCGCAAGATCAATGTCGGGCAATACGTCGTCGAGCGTGGCAAGCACTTCGTTGCGATCAAACCTTTTGCCAGTCGCTTCGAGTGGGAGATCCATATACTCCCGCTGCAGCATCAGGCCGACTTTCTCAAGGCCAACCGTGACGATCTCGACGATTTCGCCCGCGTGCTGCGCCGTACGATGGCCCGTCTCGACAAGGTGGTCGGTGGCGTGCAGTACAACTTCTTCCTCCACTCGGTGCCGCATGGCAGCGAGTACGACGACTGCCAGGACAGCTATCACTGGCACCTGGAGATCTGCCCACGCACCAGTATCCCTACCGGGTTCGAACTGGGGTCGGGCCTGTTCGTCAGCACGGTCAGCCCTGAAGCAGCGGCCCAGGCCCTGCGCGACGCCGATATCGGAGACGCCTGA
- a CDS encoding glycine cleavage system protein R gives MPVKNSHLVISALGKDRPGIVNQLSKAIYELDCNITDSRMTVLGGEFAILLLVCGPWNRLAKLEDQVPELQERLDLTINTKRTEERTGNANLLPYGVDVVSLDHPGIVYSLASFFSEKNINIEDMTTSSYAAAHTGTPMFSVRMSIGIPADIHIAALRDEFMDFCDSMNIDAVLEPIKG, from the coding sequence ATGCCTGTCAAAAACAGTCACCTCGTCATTTCAGCCCTGGGAAAAGACCGTCCGGGCATCGTCAATCAGCTTTCAAAGGCGATTTACGAACTCGACTGCAACATCACCGACAGCCGCATGACGGTTCTGGGCGGTGAGTTTGCGATCCTGCTGCTGGTCTGTGGGCCCTGGAATCGCCTGGCGAAACTGGAGGACCAGGTGCCGGAACTCCAGGAACGCCTGGACCTCACGATCAACACCAAACGCACCGAGGAACGGACGGGCAACGCCAATCTCCTGCCCTACGGTGTGGACGTGGTATCGCTGGATCACCCGGGGATCGTGTACAGCCTGGCCAGTTTCTTCTCGGAAAAGAACATCAATATCGAAGATATGACCACCAGTTCCTATGCGGCCGCACATACCGGAACACCGATGTTTTCGGTACGAATGAGTATCGGCATCCCGGCCGACATCCACATCGCGGCACTGCGTGACGAGTTCATGGATTTCTGTGACAGCATGAACATCGACGCGGTGCTCGAACCGATCAAGGGCTGA
- a CDS encoding peroxiredoxin: MADAVVGKKVPDLTLHLTGDRRVKLSDFAGKPLVLYFYPKASTPGCTQEGLDFSAAIAKFRRQSCAILGASRDSLKAQDNFKAKQSFAFDLVSDGDEALCNAFGVIKMKNMYGKQVRGIERSTFLIGADGVLRQEWRGVKVKGHVEQVLDAVKALNK, encoded by the coding sequence ATGGCTGACGCCGTTGTTGGCAAGAAGGTACCCGACCTGACACTCCATCTGACCGGAGATCGACGGGTGAAGCTCTCCGATTTCGCCGGCAAGCCCCTGGTGTTGTACTTCTACCCGAAGGCGAGCACACCGGGCTGCACTCAGGAAGGGCTCGACTTCAGCGCCGCGATCGCGAAGTTCAGACGGCAGTCCTGCGCAATCCTCGGCGCCTCGCGCGACAGCCTCAAGGCACAGGATAACTTCAAGGCCAAACAGTCGTTTGCGTTCGACTTGGTATCGGACGGCGATGAAGCGCTGTGCAACGCCTTTGGCGTCATCAAAATGAAAAACATGTATGGCAAACAGGTGCGCGGCATCGAACGCAGCACCTTTCTGATCGGCGCCGACGGTGTGTTGCGCCAGGAATGGCGTGGCGTGAAGGTCAAGGGTCACGTCGAGCAGGTGCTCGATGCCGTCAAGGCCCTGAACAAGTAA
- a CDS encoding PhoH family protein, whose protein sequence is MGIKSRHDKKIFILDTNVLMHDPTSIFRFAEHDIFIPMVVLEELDRAKKGTSEVARNSRQVSRFLDELMTSASKQDIDSGLPLPCTAKFRNDVVDADCGHLFFQTQLQPKQLPQTLPGNTPDNNILGTALALAEMAPKRHVTLVSKDINLRIKAAVIGIHTEDYHNDQVLDDVNLLYSGESELPGDFWESHSKDIDSWQEDGHTYYRVKGPDTAKWYVNQCLYMEGEQPFEAVVRSKDGDDAIIEIVKDFRSSKHAVWGISARNREQNFALNLLMDPSIDFVTLLGTAGTGKTLLALAAGLAQVLDKNRFREIIMTRVTVPVGEDIGFLPGTEEEKMTPWMGALMDNLEVLTQTEGGEWGRAATDDLLRSRIRIHSLNFMRGRTFLNKYIILDEAQNLTPKQMKTLITRAGPGTKIVCLGNVAQIDTPYLTETTSGLTYVVDRFKNWPHGGHITLLRGERSRLADFASEAL, encoded by the coding sequence ATGGGCATCAAATCGCGCCACGACAAGAAGATCTTCATTCTCGACACCAACGTGCTGATGCACGACCCGACCTCGATCTTTCGCTTCGCCGAACACGATATCTTCATCCCGATGGTGGTCCTCGAGGAACTGGACCGGGCCAAGAAGGGCACGTCGGAGGTTGCGCGCAACTCGCGCCAGGTCAGCCGCTTCCTCGACGAACTGATGACCTCTGCGTCCAAGCAGGACATCGACTCCGGACTGCCCCTGCCGTGTACCGCGAAGTTCCGCAACGACGTGGTCGACGCCGATTGCGGCCACCTGTTCTTCCAGACCCAACTGCAGCCCAAGCAGCTGCCACAGACCCTGCCCGGCAATACGCCGGACAACAACATCCTCGGCACCGCCCTGGCACTGGCCGAGATGGCGCCGAAGCGCCATGTCACCCTGGTATCGAAGGACATCAACCTGCGAATCAAGGCGGCGGTGATCGGCATCCACACCGAGGATTACCACAACGACCAGGTCCTCGACGACGTCAACCTGCTGTACAGCGGCGAATCGGAGCTGCCTGGTGATTTCTGGGAGAGTCACAGCAAGGACATTGACTCGTGGCAGGAGGACGGACACACCTACTACCGGGTCAAGGGGCCTGACACGGCCAAGTGGTATGTCAATCAGTGCCTGTACATGGAGGGCGAACAGCCGTTCGAGGCGGTCGTCCGCAGCAAGGACGGCGACGACGCAATCATAGAGATCGTCAAGGATTTCCGCTCCAGCAAACACGCGGTCTGGGGCATCAGTGCACGCAATCGCGAGCAGAACTTCGCGCTCAACCTGCTGATGGACCCATCGATCGATTTCGTCACCCTGCTCGGTACCGCGGGTACCGGCAAGACGCTGCTTGCGCTGGCGGCTGGCCTTGCCCAGGTCCTCGACAAGAACCGCTTCCGCGAGATCATCATGACCCGTGTCACCGTGCCGGTCGGCGAAGACATCGGCTTCCTGCCAGGTACCGAGGAGGAAAAGATGACGCCGTGGATGGGAGCCCTGATGGACAATCTCGAGGTCCTGACGCAGACAGAGGGTGGCGAGTGGGGCCGCGCGGCCACCGACGACCTGTTGCGCTCACGGATCAGGATTCACTCCCTGAACTTCATGCGCGGACGCACCTTCCTGAACAAATACATCATTCTCGATGAGGCGCAGAACCTCACGCCGAAACAGATGAAGACGTTGATCACGCGCGCCGGGCCGGGGACCAAGATCGTGTGCCTGGGCAACGTCGCACAGATTGACACGCCTTACCTGACAGAGACCACGTCGGGCCTCACCTATGTGGTGGACAGATTCAAGAACTGGCCGCACGGCGGACATATCACGCTGCTGCGCGGTGAGCGCTCGCGTCTGGCCGATTTCGCCTCGGAGGCACTGTAA
- a CDS encoding response regulator has translation MAPERDPTEAEIGAQALRGLLDVDSLRSAAWLAGFAGGALLILTALVAWLGTAETRLDSYWLGWATAPALLAAFGGPVLGRRLLSRHSVARWRMFVTAVMALSSAAWAFALAVSMTFDPLEGRLLAIVCLALAISLLPNLSSVSCLITQLLVQLAFALGLVFVSGQPLQELILAAGVWGALALLAGMAALYARRIQLTAADLHYQRFEASELQRRLDDDEARLREAEGRRVTLEAELAEILNLAEDASRAKTEFLATMSHEIRTPLNGILPILEMLRDTPLNGEQQKFVRTAQSSSRHLLRIINDILDFAKVESGKLQLESIEIDVRDLVGSVTELMSGSARNHNLKLSASVAESVPHVVRGDPIRLRQILINLVSNAIKFTEEGGIRVEVSRGQTSQKEVELLFAVADTGIGMSMETADRLFQSFTQADASTTRKHGGTGLGLVICKRLVELMGGKIGVRSTPGQGSTFWFLVPLRKSVMEVPSARRNLQGVRILTLIADAENAARVAQNLRSWGVVEEATIEPADAVSKLRSSAMLGDSWVYELVLIDGTGIEHRLPGLLAEIRSVDALKRINIVVAVRSDALAQKIKREFGVLVLTDALRPEPLRRVLHRLFDVESRHFGNPELRPEEIYDDLNVSAWDVSLDEMPEVVRGGEFSGQVLLVEDNPVNLGVVRKALSKLGLGCVSATDGSEALSQFDSQRFDIIFMDCQMPVMDGYEATRRIRQREKGEGRAPTPIIAMTANAMEGDREKCIDAGMDDYLAKPVSLDELRNCVAGWITAAAKLPQRAALNAPVKQEQEKVMNPVLDEGVLRELQEIMEDDYLSLLRTYLRNAPKLLADGHAAIDRGSVEALVNPVHSLKSSSANVGAMQLSELAREAERLARGGNLSEASAAFRAVEAAYQVAEQALREHVANASAA, from the coding sequence GTGGCGCCAGAACGAGACCCGACAGAAGCCGAGATCGGCGCCCAGGCCCTGCGCGGTCTGCTGGACGTGGACAGCCTCAGAAGTGCGGCCTGGCTGGCTGGTTTTGCCGGCGGCGCCCTGCTGATTCTCACCGCCTTGGTTGCATGGCTGGGTACTGCCGAGACGCGGCTGGACAGTTATTGGCTGGGATGGGCGACGGCACCCGCGCTACTCGCCGCCTTCGGGGGGCCGGTACTCGGCCGGCGCTTGCTGAGTCGCCATTCGGTGGCCCGTTGGCGAATGTTCGTGACCGCAGTAATGGCGCTCAGCAGTGCCGCCTGGGCGTTCGCGCTTGCGGTTTCGATGACCTTCGATCCCCTCGAAGGCCGGCTGCTGGCGATCGTCTGCCTGGCGTTGGCGATCTCGCTGCTGCCGAACCTGTCGAGTGTGTCGTGTCTGATCACGCAACTGCTGGTGCAATTGGCATTCGCGCTCGGTCTGGTGTTCGTTTCCGGCCAACCGCTCCAGGAGCTGATACTCGCCGCCGGTGTGTGGGGGGCGCTGGCACTGTTGGCCGGCATGGCGGCCCTCTACGCGCGGCGTATACAGTTGACGGCGGCGGACCTCCATTACCAGCGGTTCGAGGCGTCCGAACTGCAGCGCCGTCTCGACGACGATGAGGCCCGCCTGCGTGAGGCCGAAGGCCGGCGGGTGACCCTGGAGGCCGAACTCGCCGAGATACTCAACCTCGCCGAGGACGCCAGCCGTGCCAAGACCGAGTTCCTGGCGACGATGAGCCACGAAATCCGCACCCCGCTGAACGGTATCCTGCCGATTCTGGAAATGCTGCGCGACACGCCATTGAACGGCGAGCAGCAGAAGTTCGTGCGCACGGCGCAGAGTTCGTCGCGCCACCTGTTGCGCATCATCAACGACATCCTCGACTTCGCCAAGGTCGAGTCCGGCAAGCTGCAGCTGGAGTCGATTGAGATCGATGTCCGCGATCTGGTCGGCTCGGTAACAGAGCTGATGAGCGGCAGTGCGCGCAATCACAACCTGAAGCTGAGTGCGAGTGTCGCCGAAAGCGTGCCTCACGTGGTGCGCGGCGACCCGATTCGCCTGCGGCAGATCCTGATCAACCTGGTGAGCAACGCGATCAAGTTCACTGAGGAAGGCGGCATCCGGGTGGAGGTGTCACGTGGTCAGACGAGCCAGAAGGAGGTCGAGTTGCTGTTTGCGGTGGCCGACACCGGCATCGGTATGTCGATGGAGACCGCCGATCGTCTGTTTCAGTCGTTCACCCAGGCGGATGCCTCGACCACGCGCAAGCATGGTGGTACCGGTCTCGGGCTGGTCATCTGCAAGCGCCTGGTCGAACTGATGGGCGGCAAAATCGGTGTGCGCTCGACCCCTGGGCAGGGTTCGACGTTCTGGTTCCTGGTGCCGTTGCGCAAATCGGTGATGGAGGTGCCTTCGGCACGTCGCAACCTGCAGGGGGTACGTATCCTTACCCTGATAGCGGATGCCGAGAATGCAGCGCGCGTTGCACAGAATCTGCGCAGTTGGGGGGTGGTCGAAGAGGCCACGATTGAACCTGCGGATGCGGTATCCAAGCTGCGCTCCTCGGCAATGCTGGGTGACAGCTGGGTCTACGAGTTGGTGTTGATCGATGGCACCGGTATCGAACATCGTTTACCCGGCTTGTTGGCCGAGATACGCAGTGTCGATGCCCTCAAACGCATCAACATTGTCGTTGCCGTGCGCTCGGACGCGCTGGCGCAGAAGATCAAACGTGAATTCGGCGTACTGGTGCTGACCGATGCGCTGCGTCCAGAGCCGCTGCGGCGCGTATTGCACCGCCTGTTCGATGTCGAGAGTCGCCATTTTGGGAATCCGGAACTCCGGCCGGAAGAGATCTATGATGACCTGAACGTCTCGGCGTGGGACGTCTCTCTCGACGAGATGCCTGAAGTGGTGAGGGGCGGCGAGTTTTCCGGCCAGGTGCTGCTGGTCGAGGACAATCCGGTGAACCTGGGTGTGGTGCGCAAGGCCCTGTCGAAGCTGGGCCTGGGTTGCGTGTCTGCGACTGATGGCAGCGAGGCTTTGTCACAGTTCGACAGCCAGCGCTTCGATATCATTTTCATGGACTGCCAGATGCCGGTGATGGATGGTTACGAGGCCACGCGCAGGATCCGGCAGCGTGAGAAAGGCGAGGGCCGTGCGCCGACGCCGATCATCGCAATGACGGCGAACGCGATGGAGGGCGACCGCGAGAAGTGCATCGATGCGGGTATGGATGACTACCTGGCAAAGCCGGTCAGTCTCGACGAATTGCGTAACTGTGTTGCCGGCTGGATCACAGCAGCGGCGAAGCTGCCTCAGCGGGCGGCCCTGAATGCACCGGTCAAACAGGAGCAGGAGAAGGTGATGAATCCGGTTCTCGACGAGGGCGTACTGCGTGAACTGCAGGAGATCATGGAAGACGACTATCTGAGTCTGCTGCGCACCTATCTGCGCAATGCGCCGAAACTGCTTGCTGATGGGCACGCGGCGATCGACCGGGGCAGCGTCGAGGCGCTGGTCAACCCGGTGCATTCACTCAAATCCAGCAGCGCCAATGTCGGTGCCATGCAACTTTCGGAGCTGGCGCGCGAGGCGGAGCGACTGGCGCGGGGTGGCAACCTGTCTGAAGCGTCGGCTGCGTTCCGCGCCGTCGAAGCTGCCTATCAGGTCGCCGAACAGGCGCTCAGGGAGCACGTCGCCAACGCCTCGGCTGCCTGA